One Roseimaritima multifibrata DNA window includes the following coding sequences:
- a CDS encoding c-type heme family protein yields the protein MNVRLTVSLWVLSAMGVVLLGNVGCQKEQSPVAEEAAVEETATVAIIEGETPSDEQKEAMLAAKDALFQTLSGRLTEAMGNQGPAGAIEVCQKEAPQMAADVSESHALKIGRTGVRLRNPNNQPPAWAKAMTEAKVDTPQFVSLTNGNSAALLPIKLKAECLMCHGPKDQMPPMISSQLAKLYPNDHATDFKEGELRGWFWVEKPAS from the coding sequence ATGAACGTACGACTAACCGTCTCCCTATGGGTGCTTTCGGCCATGGGAGTTGTTTTACTGGGAAACGTTGGTTGCCAAAAGGAACAGTCTCCGGTCGCTGAAGAAGCTGCGGTCGAGGAAACCGCAACCGTCGCCATCATTGAAGGCGAAACACCTTCCGACGAACAGAAGGAAGCCATGCTTGCGGCAAAGGACGCGTTGTTTCAAACGCTCTCCGGCCGATTGACCGAAGCGATGGGCAACCAGGGGCCGGCCGGTGCGATTGAGGTATGCCAGAAAGAGGCTCCCCAAATGGCCGCAGATGTCAGTGAAAGCCACGCCCTTAAAATTGGTAGGACGGGCGTACGACTACGAAATCCGAATAATCAACCGCCAGCCTGGGCCAAAGCGATGACGGAGGCCAAGGTAGACACGCCGCAGTTTGTGTCGCTCACCAATGGTAATTCGGCTGCGTTGCTTCCGATCAAATTGAAGGCTGAATGTTTGATGTGCCATGGTCCGAAAGATCAGATGCCTCCAATGATCAGTAGCCAATTGGCCAAGCTCTATCCAAACGATCATGCAACCGATTTCAAAGAGGGCGAACTGCGTGGGTGGTTCTGGGTCGAGAAACCTGCCAGTTAA